From the genome of bacterium:
TGGGAGAAGGACAACCCCCTAACCCCCTTTATTAAGGGGGAATTGCTGAGAGTCTCTTTCTTCCCGAGTCCCGAATCCCGTGTCCCGATTTTCAGGAGAAACGCTCATGCCCACAAGAAGTGGGCACAAAGGAAGATGAAAGTAAGTAGTAAGCGGATTTAGCGGATTGAGCAGATAAAAAACAGAAAAGAAATCCGATTAATCCGCTCAATCCGATTACTAAAAAATAAAAAATCTGTGTCCTCTGCGGTAAAATCTTGCGGATTATTTTCAGGGGAAAGGAAGTTTCACGCCAAGCACGCAAAGAACGCAAAGGGAAATAAGGGAAAAAATTACCTTTGTGTCCTTTGCGTGAAAAAACTATTTTCAGGGGAAACACTCATGAACCGTTGGTTCACAAATGAGGATGAAAATAGTAGGTAGGAGATAGAAGGTGGGAGATAGGGAGATAAGCGTGAGTAGTGGTGTTTTCTTTACTTTCTACTCTCTACTTCCTATTTTCAGGGGAAAAATGACTAATCAAGAAATAACAAAAATTATTAAAGATAAATTTAAAAAGGATATCTTGAAGGTAGAAACTGAACCTGATTTGACTATTTATGTCTCAGATGACAGGATATTACAAATTTGTCAATTCCTTCACGACGATGAAGAGTTGAATTTTGTGTATTTATCGGATATTTCGGGTGTGGATTATTCAGAACGAATGCCGCGATTTGATGTCGTTTATCATCTTTATTCGATAGAGAAAAATCATCGA
Proteins encoded in this window:
- a CDS encoding NADH-quinone oxidoreductase subunit C, with amino-acid sequence MTNQEITKIIKDKFKKDILKVETEPDLTIYVSDDRILQICQFLHDDEELNFVYLSDISGVDYSERMPRFDVVYHLYSIEKNHRIRIKTAVGDGESISSVTGIWQGANWFEREVYDLFGVEFENHPDLRRILLPDDWQGHPLRKDYPLEAIK